One Kribbella sp. NBC_00662 genomic region harbors:
- a CDS encoding M36 family metallopeptidase — protein MTTSRRGRGLLAVSAVSAAAVVLAMTAGGADAAQKPGGADAKKPAQADKQTASKERKGNYDARTPNAKTTYARSAKVQGKETAAAKKFRDSLGTQGVVQVDPNTGTPAQVTKLNGFLTGKSAKKATDVALGYVKAHPEIFKLSDADLGTLKLRKDYVDDLGTHHIFWTQVVDGVEVFGNGLKANVTKNGQLISVMGSPVAGLTTAAQTRSAEAAPKVSAAGARSAAIKDVGGTAKSATATTSGVNTKWSNGDTAKQVWFHTADGLQKGWLTYTNSGGQNIYSHVVDAQTGATLYRKDLVSEGNGDALVQDYYPGAAKGGTQRTENLIYNKWLPKNAKTLLDGTSVAAFADVNDDNQPNPGETVKVPGTKTGSEYKLTTFQNASSFCSASFICTWDPAKPDSWKTNMNQDVTNAFYLASNFHDWLAKPPISFTPAAGSFDAAGGDPVLLNALDGAATAANGGPDANHIDNANMSTPPDGTPPTMQMYLWHFPGTTDAQEGYVPSSGANDASILYHEYTHGLSNRLVVDATGNSTLNSIQAGSMGEAWSDFYAMDYLVSHGLEKDTTAPGEVLEGRYVSHGELFRTQAIDCRVKAVSPNCIQPDGSKGGYTYGDFPTIGGTPEVHSSGEVWAQTLWDLRERFGRAYAMSIITRAMELSPADPTMLDMRNAIVQADLVASGGKNADTIWTVFANRGMGWYAGVVDGGDAFPAEDFHKPPTGATTTLTGTVKDKDTGAPVAGALVYVGGHSSGYAGDYAGTTDANGNYSITGVAPGTYSKLVMSAPGYELLVQPATVKPGAKANFTPRRNWAASSGGGTVTDFNGPDFTPQCGPAFAIDNAQGTGWGSTTGDDNGTPTNKMIEKHIDIKLPAKVNVSGFNIDPSNTCGDPGSASTGGYRVETSVDGNTWAVAASGTFDATNRGKYNLVAPTGNATGIQYVRFVMTSPQVPDFETNCPAGAFGGCQFTDMTEIQVFGKK, from the coding sequence GTGACAACATCACGCAGAGGGCGGGGGCTCCTGGCAGTCTCAGCCGTCTCCGCGGCCGCCGTCGTGCTGGCCATGACCGCCGGTGGCGCGGACGCCGCGCAGAAGCCCGGCGGCGCCGATGCCAAGAAGCCTGCACAGGCCGACAAGCAGACGGCGAGCAAGGAGCGCAAGGGCAACTACGACGCCCGGACGCCGAACGCCAAGACCACCTACGCCCGCTCCGCCAAGGTGCAGGGCAAGGAAACCGCCGCCGCGAAGAAGTTCCGCGACTCGCTCGGCACGCAGGGTGTCGTCCAGGTCGACCCGAACACCGGCACCCCGGCCCAGGTCACCAAGCTGAACGGTTTCCTGACCGGCAAGAGCGCCAAGAAGGCCACTGATGTCGCGCTCGGATATGTGAAGGCCCACCCGGAGATCTTCAAGCTCTCCGACGCCGACCTCGGCACGCTGAAGCTGCGCAAGGACTACGTCGACGATCTCGGCACCCACCACATCTTCTGGACCCAGGTGGTCGACGGCGTCGAGGTCTTCGGCAACGGCCTGAAGGCCAACGTCACCAAGAACGGCCAGCTGATCTCGGTGATGGGCTCGCCCGTCGCCGGCCTGACCACGGCCGCGCAGACGCGGTCGGCCGAGGCCGCGCCGAAGGTCTCCGCGGCCGGCGCCCGCAGCGCCGCCATCAAGGACGTCGGCGGTACGGCGAAGTCCGCGACCGCGACCACGTCCGGTGTGAACACCAAGTGGAGCAACGGCGACACCGCGAAGCAGGTGTGGTTCCACACGGCGGACGGGCTGCAGAAGGGTTGGCTGACCTACACCAACTCCGGTGGCCAGAACATCTACAGCCACGTCGTCGACGCCCAGACCGGTGCCACGCTCTACCGCAAGGACCTGGTCAGCGAGGGCAACGGCGACGCGCTGGTGCAGGACTACTACCCGGGTGCGGCGAAGGGCGGCACGCAGCGCACCGAGAACCTGATCTACAACAAGTGGCTGCCGAAGAACGCGAAGACCCTCCTCGACGGTACGTCGGTCGCCGCCTTCGCGGACGTCAACGACGACAACCAGCCGAACCCGGGTGAGACCGTCAAGGTCCCGGGCACGAAGACCGGCTCGGAGTACAAGCTGACGACGTTCCAGAACGCCTCGTCGTTCTGCTCGGCCTCGTTCATCTGCACCTGGGACCCGGCGAAGCCGGACTCCTGGAAGACCAACATGAACCAGGACGTCACCAACGCGTTCTACCTGGCCAGCAACTTCCACGACTGGCTGGCGAAGCCGCCGATCAGCTTCACCCCGGCGGCCGGCTCGTTCGACGCCGCGGGCGGCGACCCGGTGCTGCTGAACGCACTGGACGGCGCGGCCACCGCTGCGAACGGCGGTCCCGACGCCAACCACATCGACAACGCGAACATGTCGACCCCGCCGGACGGCACCCCGCCGACCATGCAGATGTACCTGTGGCACTTCCCGGGGACGACGGACGCGCAGGAGGGCTACGTCCCGTCCAGCGGCGCGAACGACGCCAGCATCCTGTACCACGAGTACACCCACGGTCTGTCGAACCGCCTGGTCGTCGACGCCACCGGTAACTCCACGCTGAACAGCATCCAGGCCGGCTCGATGGGTGAGGCCTGGAGCGACTTCTACGCGATGGACTACCTGGTCTCGCACGGTCTGGAGAAGGACACCACCGCTCCGGGTGAGGTCCTCGAGGGCCGGTACGTCTCGCACGGCGAGCTGTTCCGGACCCAGGCGATCGACTGCCGCGTCAAGGCGGTCAGCCCGAACTGCATCCAGCCCGACGGTTCGAAGGGCGGCTACACCTACGGCGACTTCCCGACCATCGGCGGTACGCCGGAGGTGCACTCCTCCGGTGAGGTCTGGGCCCAGACGCTGTGGGACCTGCGTGAGCGCTTCGGCCGCGCGTACGCGATGAGCATCATCACCCGCGCGATGGAGCTGTCGCCGGCCGACCCGACGATGCTCGACATGCGCAACGCGATCGTCCAGGCCGACCTGGTCGCCAGCGGCGGCAAGAACGCCGACACCATCTGGACCGTCTTCGCCAACCGCGGCATGGGCTGGTACGCCGGTGTCGTCGACGGCGGCGACGCGTTCCCGGCCGAGGACTTCCACAAGCCGCCGACGGGTGCGACCACGACCCTGACCGGCACGGTGAAGGACAAGGACACCGGCGCTCCGGTGGCCGGCGCGCTGGTCTACGTCGGTGGCCACTCCTCCGGGTACGCCGGTGACTACGCCGGTACGACCGATGCCAACGGCAACTACTCGATCACGGGTGTCGCACCGGGCACGTACTCGAAGCTCGTGATGTCCGCTCCGGGGTACGAACTGCTGGTCCAGCCGGCCACGGTCAAGCCCGGCGCCAAGGCGAACTTCACCCCGCGTCGCAACTGGGCCGCCTCCTCCGGCGGTGGCACGGTGACCGACTTCAACGGTCCGGACTTCACGCCGCAGTGCGGCCCGGCGTTCGCCATCGACAACGCCCAGGGCACCGGCTGGGGCAGCACGACCGGCGACGACAACGGCACGCCGACCAACAAGATGATCGAGAAGCACATCGACATCAAGCTCCCGGCCAAGGTCAACGTGTCCGGCTTCAACATCGACCCGTCCAACACCTGTGGTGACCCGGGCAGCGCCTCGACCGGTGGCTACCGGGTCGAGACCTCGGTCGACGGCAACACCTGGGCGGTCGCGGCGTCCGGCACCTTCGACGCCACCAACCGCGGCAAGTACAACCTGGTCGCCCCGACCGGCAACGCGACCGGCATCCAGTACGTCCGGTTCGTGATGACCAGCCCGCAGGTCCCGGACTTCGAAACGAACTGCCCCGCCGGCGCCTTCGGCGGCTGCCAGTTCACCGACATGACCGAAATCCAGGTCTTCGGCAAGAAGTAA
- a CDS encoding sugar ABC transporter substrate-binding protein, whose protein sequence is MDQPLLSRRNFLQATGGTALAAALAACGGGGGSGGGSSSKELSFVYMGTAEQQATWNKLFAKFTEQHPEIKLKAEGIPLSNWGDFFNKLSTRIAGGQVPDVIQIATEGQRLFASKGLLAPLDDYIAKDKATIDEYYGDMDPNLVEWDKKYASTDGKTYYLPGEFNTMCMWYSKDLFAKAGVPEPTPKWTWDDFRHACEQIKAKTGAFGYAAGPEYFAAIMPWLLTNGTSSFSDDWSKPTYDDPGVIEAADFNRKLVADKLSPPPGGTFDATTAAAQGKLAMFGGGRWPIISIRNLKATAKMGIVPWPVKAGQGSPVGWNGYPILKASKKKDDAWTFIKFLISKEGSSFFAQLGGTIVPARKSVANSQSFLEDAPKGTEYLYQALSYATPIPSPDKGAAVQKAIEDGWKQVLTGNASPADALGKAQSTLEGLV, encoded by the coding sequence ATGGATCAGCCCCTGTTGAGTCGGCGAAACTTCCTCCAGGCGACAGGCGGTACGGCGCTCGCCGCCGCGCTGGCCGCCTGTGGTGGGGGCGGCGGAAGCGGCGGCGGATCGTCGTCCAAGGAGCTGTCGTTCGTCTACATGGGCACGGCCGAGCAGCAGGCGACGTGGAACAAGCTGTTCGCGAAGTTCACCGAGCAGCACCCCGAGATCAAGCTCAAGGCCGAGGGCATTCCGCTGTCCAACTGGGGCGACTTCTTCAACAAGCTCTCCACCCGGATCGCCGGCGGCCAGGTGCCGGACGTCATCCAGATCGCGACCGAGGGCCAGCGGCTGTTCGCCTCCAAGGGCCTGCTCGCGCCACTCGACGACTACATCGCCAAGGACAAGGCGACGATCGACGAGTACTACGGCGACATGGACCCGAACCTGGTCGAGTGGGACAAGAAGTACGCCTCGACCGACGGCAAGACCTATTACCTGCCGGGCGAGTTCAACACGATGTGCATGTGGTACTCCAAGGACCTGTTCGCGAAGGCCGGCGTACCGGAGCCGACGCCGAAGTGGACGTGGGACGACTTCCGGCACGCGTGTGAGCAGATCAAGGCCAAGACCGGTGCATTCGGGTACGCCGCAGGCCCGGAGTACTTCGCGGCGATCATGCCGTGGCTGCTGACGAACGGGACCAGCAGTTTCAGCGACGACTGGTCGAAGCCGACGTACGACGACCCCGGTGTGATCGAGGCCGCCGACTTCAACCGGAAGCTGGTCGCGGACAAGCTGTCGCCGCCGCCGGGTGGCACCTTCGACGCGACGACAGCGGCGGCGCAGGGCAAGCTGGCGATGTTCGGCGGCGGACGCTGGCCGATCATCAGCATCCGGAACCTGAAGGCGACCGCGAAGATGGGGATCGTGCCGTGGCCGGTGAAGGCCGGGCAGGGCTCGCCGGTCGGCTGGAACGGGTACCCGATCCTGAAGGCGTCGAAGAAGAAGGACGACGCCTGGACGTTCATCAAGTTCCTGATCTCCAAGGAAGGCTCGTCGTTCTTCGCGCAGCTCGGCGGCACGATCGTCCCGGCCCGGAAGTCGGTCGCGAACAGCCAGTCGTTCCTCGAGGACGCGCCGAAGGGGACCGAGTACCTGTACCAGGCGCTGTCCTACGCGACCCCGATCCCGTCACCGGACAAGGGCGCCGCCGTACAGAAGGCGATCGAGGACGGCTGGAAGCAGGTGCTCACCGGCAACGCCTCGCCGGCCGACGCGCTCGGCAAGGCGCAGTCCACGCTGGAGGGATTGGTCTGA
- a CDS encoding carbohydrate ABC transporter permease, whose protein sequence is MINTFVFALSSVVTHIGLGMLLALGVHRTMTRGTKYFVRTAYFFPFLVSWAAVALVWKYVLDPAFGPANYYLSTTTNWLASPTWALPTLIVVDWWHTIGYTFIILLAGLQTVPAQLHEAARVDGANAWWRLWSVTLPVMSPTIFFATVITFIGAFQIFDPMVIMTQGGPDGATRSIVQYTYEKGFQSFEVGYAAALSLVLFLVIMIVTGLQFRLSRRWVHQ, encoded by the coding sequence GTGATCAACACGTTCGTGTTCGCGCTGTCGTCGGTCGTGACGCACATCGGTCTGGGCATGCTGCTTGCGCTCGGCGTGCATCGGACGATGACGCGCGGGACGAAGTACTTCGTGCGGACGGCGTACTTCTTCCCGTTCCTGGTGTCCTGGGCCGCGGTCGCGCTGGTCTGGAAGTACGTCCTGGATCCGGCCTTCGGACCGGCGAACTACTACCTTTCGACAACGACCAACTGGTTGGCGTCCCCAACGTGGGCGCTGCCTACGCTGATCGTCGTCGACTGGTGGCACACGATCGGGTACACGTTCATCATCCTGCTGGCCGGCCTGCAGACGGTGCCCGCGCAGCTGCACGAGGCCGCGCGGGTGGACGGGGCGAACGCGTGGTGGCGGTTGTGGAGTGTGACGCTGCCGGTGATGTCGCCGACGATCTTCTTCGCCACGGTGATCACGTTCATCGGCGCGTTCCAGATCTTCGACCCGATGGTGATCATGACCCAGGGCGGCCCGGACGGCGCGACCCGCAGCATCGTGCAGTACACCTACGAGAAGGGCTTCCAGTCCTTCGAGGTCGGGTACGCCGCGGCGCTGTCGCTCGTGTTGTTCCTGGTGATCATGATCGTGACCGGCCTGCAGTTCCGGCTGAGCCGACGGTGGGTGCATCAATGA
- a CDS encoding carbohydrate ABC transporter permease — protein MKGKLLDLVLVLGGLLMIAPLVWLIVNALSEPINAFQLPPQWIPRPPTLQNFQQVPDLIPFAQMAWNSLQIAVLTTAGALLTSALAAYAFNRLRFPGRDQIFSVLLAALVVPVQLTVVPIFIMMRWLHLVDTTVAIWLPALVNVFGIFFLRQYISSIPRELDEAAIMDGAGHFWILFRVILPLARPGLTALGIFVFEASWNNFFWPYIFLSSPEKMTLPVGLVSLQGAMGGGPAVVLFAAITLVVLPILVLFLIFQRSFIASIASTGLRA, from the coding sequence ATGAAGGGCAAGCTGCTCGACCTCGTCCTGGTGCTCGGCGGGTTGTTGATGATCGCGCCGTTGGTGTGGTTGATCGTCAACGCGCTGTCGGAGCCGATCAACGCGTTCCAGTTGCCGCCGCAATGGATCCCGCGCCCGCCGACGCTGCAGAACTTCCAGCAGGTGCCGGATCTGATCCCGTTCGCGCAGATGGCGTGGAACAGTCTGCAGATCGCGGTGCTGACGACGGCCGGTGCGTTGCTGACGAGTGCGTTGGCGGCGTACGCGTTCAACCGGCTGCGGTTTCCGGGGCGCGATCAGATCTTCTCGGTGCTGCTCGCGGCGCTCGTCGTGCCGGTGCAGCTGACGGTGGTGCCGATCTTCATCATGATGCGCTGGTTGCATCTCGTGGACACGACCGTGGCGATCTGGCTCCCGGCGTTGGTGAACGTGTTCGGGATCTTCTTCCTGCGGCAGTACATCTCCTCGATCCCCCGCGAGCTGGACGAGGCGGCGATCATGGACGGCGCCGGACACTTCTGGATCCTGTTCCGGGTGATCCTGCCGTTGGCTCGGCCTGGTCTGACCGCTCTGGGGATCTTCGTGTTCGAGGCGTCGTGGAACAACTTCTTCTGGCCGTACATCTTCCTGTCGTCACCGGAGAAGATGACGCTGCCGGTCGGGTTGGTGTCACTGCAGGGTGCGATGGGCGGCGGTCCTGCGGTTGTGCTGTTTGCCGCGATCACGCTGGTCGTGCTGCCGATCCTCGTGTTGTTCTTGATCTTCCAGCGCTCCTTCATCGCCTCCATCGCGTCGACGGGCCTCCGCGCATGA
- a CDS encoding GH116 family glycosyl-hydrolase, with translation MHYTGDNLRHFALPLGGLGTGTVALAGNGALRQWQLHNIGNHEGHVPDSFFALRLSQVEPPLDELRLLEGPPLDPSGTPLVTDDVVPGGERRLQEVIRPIGPTTVTATYPQAHVEYATDLPVQVGLDVFNPLVPSDAAASSQPVVGFTFTLHNPGEIALHGKLAGALQNSVGWDGVTPVDSVDCSLYGGNTNRVRRTPGWTHLVLDNATLPVDHPGSGQLVLATDTPDSLAHPQWSRPEEFVAFLNGPIRAATGASAPGRTWNGGLAVPFNLQPGETKQVRFLIAWHFPNRYVDFNQFGPHPEYGHSRFWLGNAYTRRTPDAVAAAESFIAQWSEQEAMTTAWAEAFESSSLPGEAGSRLAALVADVRSPTVFQTADGDVLGFEGVLGASTAMWGGRYGGSCPLNCTHVWNYEQTLSRLFPSLERNMRDTEYDVMQAPEGYIPHRVRAPLYMKQLWDVVIGGPEEPALDGMLGSVLKTYREVLQGAGLDWLGGRWPQVVRLLDHIHEKWLRDGVLRGIQPSTHDIDLCGVNSFMGTLWLAALRAAEEMALLLGEEGTAYRKLFEAGSKAYDELLFTGEYYRQILEPDETRDFQWGDGCLADQLIGQWWAHQLELGYILPADHVRTALRNVVRHNLRIGFHDFDHPYRVFADGDDTGLLMCTWPHGGRPEIPTRYCDEVWTGSEYQVAAHCLYENLADEGMAILTGLWARYDGTRRNPFNPIECGDHYIRNAAGWSVLEALSGYHHNAVTRSIAFAPLDIARTDDAWYFPFTTNTGWATAAHTANTLTITCQAGHLDLSTITVDGTEHSADTHVVPGKPLVIPTT, from the coding sequence ATGCACTACACCGGTGACAACCTTCGACACTTCGCTCTGCCGCTCGGCGGCCTCGGCACCGGCACGGTCGCGCTGGCCGGCAACGGTGCGCTGCGCCAGTGGCAACTGCACAACATCGGCAACCACGAGGGGCACGTGCCGGACAGCTTCTTCGCACTGCGCCTCTCGCAGGTGGAGCCGCCGCTGGACGAGCTCCGGTTGCTGGAAGGCCCTCCGCTCGACCCGTCCGGCACTCCGCTGGTGACGGACGACGTCGTACCGGGCGGCGAGAGGCGACTGCAGGAGGTCATCCGGCCGATCGGTCCGACAACGGTGACGGCCACCTATCCCCAGGCCCATGTGGAGTACGCGACGGATCTGCCTGTCCAGGTGGGTCTGGACGTGTTCAACCCGCTGGTGCCGAGCGATGCAGCAGCCAGTTCGCAGCCCGTCGTCGGGTTCACGTTCACGCTGCACAACCCAGGTGAGATCGCACTGCACGGGAAGCTCGCCGGCGCGTTGCAGAACTCGGTCGGCTGGGACGGCGTCACTCCCGTCGACAGCGTCGATTGCAGCCTCTACGGCGGCAACACCAACCGCGTCCGCCGCACCCCCGGCTGGACCCACCTCGTCCTCGACAACGCCACCTTGCCTGTCGATCATCCCGGTTCCGGGCAACTGGTGCTCGCAACTGACACACCAGACTCGCTCGCCCACCCACAGTGGTCCCGCCCCGAAGAATTCGTTGCCTTCCTCAACGGTCCGATCAGAGCCGCTACCGGCGCAAGCGCACCGGGCCGCACCTGGAACGGCGGGCTCGCCGTCCCGTTCAACCTGCAGCCGGGTGAGACCAAGCAGGTTCGCTTCCTGATCGCATGGCACTTCCCGAACCGATATGTCGACTTCAACCAGTTCGGCCCGCACCCGGAGTACGGTCACAGCCGCTTCTGGCTCGGCAATGCGTACACCCGCCGTACGCCGGACGCGGTCGCCGCGGCTGAGTCCTTCATCGCCCAGTGGTCCGAGCAGGAAGCGATGACGACTGCGTGGGCTGAGGCCTTCGAGTCGAGCAGCCTGCCCGGCGAGGCCGGTTCACGGCTCGCTGCGCTGGTGGCCGACGTACGCAGCCCAACGGTGTTCCAGACCGCGGACGGCGACGTACTGGGGTTCGAGGGTGTGCTCGGCGCGTCCACGGCGATGTGGGGCGGCCGGTACGGCGGCTCTTGTCCCCTCAACTGCACACACGTGTGGAACTACGAGCAGACGCTCTCCCGCCTCTTCCCGTCGCTGGAGCGGAACATGCGGGACACGGAGTACGACGTGATGCAGGCGCCGGAGGGGTACATCCCGCACCGCGTCCGTGCACCGCTTTACATGAAGCAGCTGTGGGACGTCGTGATCGGCGGGCCGGAGGAGCCCGCGCTGGACGGGATGCTCGGCAGTGTGTTGAAGACGTACCGCGAGGTGCTCCAAGGCGCCGGTCTGGACTGGTTGGGTGGACGCTGGCCTCAGGTGGTCCGATTGCTCGACCACATCCATGAGAAGTGGCTGCGGGACGGCGTACTGCGTGGCATCCAGCCGAGCACGCACGACATCGACCTGTGCGGCGTGAACTCGTTCATGGGCACGCTCTGGTTGGCGGCGTTGCGTGCGGCCGAGGAGATGGCGCTGCTGCTCGGCGAGGAGGGTACGGCGTACCGGAAGCTGTTCGAGGCCGGCAGCAAGGCGTACGACGAGCTGCTGTTCACGGGCGAGTACTACCGGCAGATCCTCGAGCCGGACGAGACCAGGGACTTCCAGTGGGGCGATGGCTGCCTCGCGGACCAGCTGATCGGGCAGTGGTGGGCGCATCAGCTGGAACTCGGCTACATCCTCCCGGCCGACCACGTGCGGACCGCGCTGCGCAACGTAGTACGGCACAACCTGCGGATCGGGTTCCACGACTTCGACCACCCCTACCGCGTCTTTGCCGACGGCGACGACACCGGTCTACTGATGTGCACGTGGCCTCACGGCGGGCGGCCCGAGATACCCACCCGGTACTGCGACGAGGTGTGGACGGGGTCGGAGTACCAGGTCGCCGCCCACTGCCTGTACGAAAACCTCGCCGACGAAGGCATGGCGATCCTGACCGGCCTCTGGGCACGGTACGACGGCACCCGCCGCAACCCCTTCAACCCGATCGAATGCGGCGACCACTACATCCGCAACGCCGCCGGCTGGTCCGTCCTCGAAGCCCTGTCCGGCTACCACCACAACGCCGTCACCCGCTCGATCGCCTTCGCCCCACTCGACATCGCCCGCACCGACGACGCCTGGTACTTCCCCTTCACCACCAACACCGGCTGGGCCACCGCCGCTCACACAGCCAACACCCTCACGATCACCTGCCAGGCCGGCCACCTGGACCTGTCGACCATCACGGTCGACGGCACCGAGCACTCGGCCGACACCCACGTCGTTCCCGGAAAACCTTTGGTCATCCCCACAACCTGA
- a CDS encoding DUF779 domain-containing protein has product MVDKVLLSDEAAGWLRRLTEMHGPLMFHQSGGCCDGSSPMCYPDGEFRTGSADVHLGDLVVDGLDKPIAFWMSANQYEYWKHTQLTVDVVKGRGSGFSVEAPEGIRFLIRSRLFTDQESAALGLL; this is encoded by the coding sequence GTGGTCGACAAGGTACTGCTCTCGGACGAGGCGGCGGGCTGGCTCCGTCGTCTCACCGAGATGCACGGTCCGCTGATGTTCCACCAGTCCGGTGGTTGCTGCGACGGCAGTTCGCCGATGTGCTACCCGGACGGGGAATTTCGAACGGGGTCGGCGGACGTGCATCTCGGTGATCTGGTCGTCGACGGCCTGGACAAGCCGATCGCGTTCTGGATGTCCGCGAACCAGTACGAGTACTGGAAGCACACCCAACTCACCGTCGACGTGGTCAAGGGCCGCGGCAGCGGCTTCTCGGTGGAAGCCCCGGAGGGCATCCGCTTCCTGATCCGCTCCCGCCTCTTCACCGACCAGGAGTCCGCCGCCCTCGGCCTCCTCTGA
- the adh gene encoding aldehyde dehydrogenase: protein MTIFAAPGQDGSPITYKSRYEHYIGGEWVPPAKGQYFENPTPVTGENFTEIARGTADDVERALDAAHGAAPAWGRTSPAERANILNKIADRVEANLELLAVAETWDNGKAVRETLGADMPLVIDHFRYFAGALRAQEGSVSVIDDDTIAYHFHEPLGVVAQIIPWNFPILMATWKLAPALAAGNTVVLKPAEQTPASIHVFLELIHDLLPPGVLNIVNGFGVEAGKPLASSNRVAKVAFTGETTTGRLIMQYASENIIPVTLELGGKSPNVFFADVASSKDDFYDKALEGFTMFALNQGEVCTCPSRALIQSSIYDSFLGDAVARTQAIKLGNPLDTETMMGAQASNDQYEKILAYIDIGQAEGAKVLTGGARAELGGDLAGGYYIQPTIFEGDNKMRIFQEEIFGPVVSVTRFDDYADAMKIANDTLYGLGAGVWSRDINTAYRAGREIQAGRVWTNNYHAYPAHAAFGGYKNSGIGRENHKMMLDHYQQTKNLLVSYSPSKLGFF, encoded by the coding sequence ATGACGATCTTCGCAGCTCCCGGGCAGGATGGCAGCCCGATCACTTACAAATCACGCTACGAGCACTACATCGGCGGCGAGTGGGTGCCGCCGGCCAAGGGTCAGTACTTCGAGAACCCGACTCCGGTCACCGGAGAGAACTTCACCGAGATCGCGCGCGGTACGGCGGACGACGTCGAGCGCGCCCTCGACGCCGCCCACGGTGCCGCGCCCGCCTGGGGCCGCACGTCGCCGGCCGAGCGGGCGAACATCCTGAACAAGATCGCCGACCGAGTCGAGGCCAACCTCGAGCTGCTCGCGGTCGCCGAGACCTGGGACAACGGCAAGGCCGTGCGCGAGACGCTCGGCGCCGACATGCCGCTGGTGATCGACCACTTCCGGTACTTCGCCGGCGCGCTGCGGGCCCAGGAGGGGTCGGTGTCGGTGATCGACGACGACACCATCGCGTACCACTTCCACGAGCCGCTCGGCGTGGTCGCGCAGATCATCCCGTGGAACTTCCCGATCCTGATGGCGACCTGGAAGCTGGCGCCCGCGCTGGCCGCCGGCAACACCGTCGTCCTGAAGCCGGCCGAGCAGACGCCGGCGTCGATCCACGTGTTCCTCGAGCTGATCCATGACCTGCTGCCGCCCGGGGTGCTGAACATCGTCAACGGGTTCGGCGTCGAGGCCGGCAAGCCGCTTGCCTCGAGCAACAGAGTTGCCAAGGTCGCGTTCACTGGTGAGACCACGACCGGCCGCCTCATCATGCAGTACGCCTCGGAGAACATCATCCCGGTCACGCTGGAGCTCGGCGGCAAGAGCCCGAACGTGTTCTTCGCCGACGTCGCGTCGTCGAAGGACGACTTCTACGACAAGGCGCTCGAGGGCTTCACGATGTTCGCGCTGAACCAGGGCGAGGTCTGCACCTGCCCGTCCCGGGCGCTGATCCAGTCGTCGATCTACGACTCGTTCCTCGGCGACGCTGTGGCCCGGACGCAGGCGATCAAGCTGGGCAACCCGCTCGACACCGAGACGATGATGGGAGCGCAGGCCAGCAACGACCAGTACGAGAAGATCCTCGCCTACATCGACATCGGCCAGGCCGAGGGCGCGAAGGTGCTCACCGGTGGAGCTCGGGCCGAGCTCGGAGGCGATCTGGCCGGCGGGTACTACATCCAGCCGACGATCTTCGAGGGCGACAACAAGATGCGGATCTTCCAGGAGGAGATCTTCGGTCCGGTCGTCTCGGTGACCAGGTTCGACGACTACGCCGACGCGATGAAGATCGCCAACGACACGCTCTACGGGCTGGGTGCGGGCGTCTGGTCGCGGGACATCAACACGGCGTACCGCGCCGGTCGGGAGATCCAGGCCGGCCGGGTCTGGACGAACAACTACCACGCCTACCCGGCACACGCGGCGTTCGGCGGCTACAAGAACTCCGGCATCGGGCGGGAGAATCACAAGATGATGCTCGACCACTACCAGCAGACCAAGAACCTCCTGGTCAGCTACAGCCCGTCGAAGCTCGGGTTCTTCTGA